The following nucleotide sequence is from Halapricum desulfuricans.
CCAGTGGGGCAGTCTCGGACTCGCGGCTGCCGGAGTCCTGTTCGTCCTCCTCGGGGTCGCTGTGGTCGTCGTGCACGGACGCGCCCGAGAGAACGGGACGGAGACGCCACGCTGGATCCTCGGGATTGCGGGCGCGACGGCTGCGACTGTCCTCGGATTCGTCCCGTTTTCGACGGCGCTGGGCGGCGCGACGGCGGGCTATCTCGATCCCGACGAGCGCGCCAGCGGGGCAGTCGCCGGCGCGATCGCCGGGCTGTTCTCGGCCCTGCCGCTGCTCGTCGTCGCGGTCTTCGTCGCGGTGGGCCTGTTCACCGGTCTCGCCGGGGAGGTGGTCGGGGCCGTCGCGGTCGTGCTCGCGATCGCGCTGTTCGCCGGCCTGGTCTACACGGTCGGACTCGGTGCCCTGGGAGGACTCCTCGGCGGGTGGCTCCGGTAGCGCGTTGTCCCCCACCGATTTAATCACGGGCCACGTCAGGGTCGACCGTGACGCTGTCACCGGGAACCTCGCGCGGGCTGGTGCGTCTCATGCAGGCCGGTCTGGTCGCCGTCCTCGCGGCAGGCGTCGCGTTGGGGAACGTCAGCGTGATCGTCAACGCGACGCTCTCGCTGGTCGTGACGGCGCTTCCGGCGCTGCTCGAGCGGGACCGCGGCGTCACGCTCGATCCCGTGAT
It contains:
- a CDS encoding DUF5518 domain-containing protein: MGQKQIETDSIAFDRLFDWLLGGLVVLGGLAASLAGIVGYTQIDRSEMSELVRDADLQLEGLTEAEVIDAAVTLGQWGSLGLAAAGVLFVLLGVAVVVVHGRARENGTETPRWILGIAGATAATVLGFVPFSTALGGATAGYLDPDERASGAVAGAIAGLFSALPLLVVAVFVAVGLFTGLAGEVVGAVAVVLAIALFAGLVYTVGLGALGGLLGGWLR